From Faecalicatena sp. Marseille-Q4148:
CCATTGTAATCTGCAGCTGTACTGCCATGATTATGCTTCTGACACCGGAAAAATTAACAAATGGTCTGGAAGGAATGGATCTTTTGCAGGCTTCGATGCAGTTTCATCTGGGCGAATTCGGAGTGATTTTTATTGCGGCAATCCTCTGGCTGTTTAGTTTTTCTACATTTATCGGAATTTTATTTTATGCAAGACCAAATGTGGCATATTTATTTGGAGATAATTGGACCTCGCAGACACTTTATAAGATCCTTGCCTTAGTTATGCTTTTTGTTGGTGGGATGGCAGCTTATACATTTGTATGGGATCTGGGAGATATTGGAGTTGGTCTTATGACGGTATTTAATATGATCGCCTTGTTCCCGCTCGGTTCTCAGGCAGTCAAAGCGATGAATGATTATGAAAAACAACTTGGCGTAAAAAAATAAAATTGCAGAAAATAATAAAAAGACTTGTAAATAATTAGAATATAGTCTATAATACCTGTCTTTCGGAGTTAAGTTAAAAAAGTAGTGCTAAGCCACGGATTAAAACCTATGGCTTAGCATTTTATTTATGTCTTCGTTTCCAAGGAAATAAGAGGTAAGAGGCAATCCTGTCTTGGAAGATAACTCCTTAATGAAAGAGGAACTTCTGGCTAGGTTTATATATTTTCGGTCAGAGATTTTGGCAACTCTAAAATCATGTATAAAATCAAAAATCTCTTCCGTTCCATATTCGTCTTTTAATACATGTATCTGTAAAAGCCTTGTTAATAACACGGCAAGATAACAGATGAGGAAGTGCCCTGTGATGGTTTCTTGTTTCTGCATATAAGCTGGTCTGGCATCAAGCTGAGATTTCATGATACGGAAGGATTCCTCGATCCGCCAGAGGTTGTGGTATGAAGCGTAGATTTCAGAAGCGCTCATATGGATTTCAGAAGTTATAATCATGTTATATCCTGCCAGTTTCTTTGCGTTTTCTATTGCCTTTTCATTTATCTCGACCTTGACTTTTCCAGCCGTTTTTGTCCCTTTCTTATCAGTAGAAATAAAGGTAACATACTTGGAACTGTCTCCGTATTCCGATTTCTTTGCTTCACATGCCCTGAGATTTTTTGCTTTTTCTACCTGTCGGTTAATTTCATATTTTTGTTTTTCGGCAAGCTTCGGGTTAAATGTCACAATACGCTTTTCTGTAAGCTTCAGCGTTTTCCGGTGTCCGGCGTTATCCGTATAGGAATAAGAAAAATCATCCACACACTCTTTGATACGGTAAAGGACTTCGCCTTTTTTAGTTTTAACATCTACATAATCATTTTCAAGAAGTACCCATGTTTTTTCTGTTTCGGGAAGCGTTTTTACAGATTTTGAGAAAATATATCCGTCTCCTGCTTTCAGGGCATGAAGGATGTTGTTGAAGCAGTTCAGTCCTTTATCTGCCACTTGGATCGTCCTGCCGGATATGTGGCTTCGCTGCTTTAATTCATCTATGATTTCCCGTATTACAGGTTTTTCGCTTTCATTTCCCGGATACATCTTCATGCCGATTGGGATCTGGTTTGCATCAAGAAGAAGTCCCATACCAACAATCGGTTCCTTTTTATTTTCTTTTGAAGGACCTTTTAATCTGAAATGATCCTCTTTATCAATCTCGAAATAGAAGTTCGTGCAGTCGAAATAGGAGTGAGAAGTATCAAATGGATATTTCAAAGCTACTTGATGGTTGAAAATCTCAATCACCTTTTCGTATTCAGAACCAATGTATTCAAGGCCGGAATAAATCTGGTCGAGGGAGAAAGCATGTGTTCCAAACAGTTTGGGAATCACCTCCCAATACGTTTTCAGCTTTGAACAGGGATGCACCACTCTTGCATAAATAAGATCTGACATCATATCAAAAATATTGAATCGGAAATGTGTTGCTGTCTGCATAAGATCAATATATTTTTTACATCCCAGAGAATCGTTGAGATTCTTTAAAGGGAAGTAGCCAAGGAGTTTTTCCGGAGATTCTTCTGATATCTTCCGTTCTTTTTCAGTCTGTTTTTTCTTTTTATATTCCTGATTGAGTTTTTGTACCTCTTCACCGAAAACAGCAATCGGATCTTCAATGCCGTTTGCCTGAAGTTCGTGGACATAGCCAATCGGTTTATAAGAACGATGTGCGCCACCTTTACGCTCCGGATCGTAATAGCTTTCATAGATTTGAAGATAAATCCCTTTTTTGTTTTTTGTTTTCTTTAAAAAATACGCCATAAAATCACCCTCTTATATTATAACACTATAGCACTATATATTCAATTATCAAAAAAGTTTTTTGTCAAGTTTTTAAAAAACAAAAAAAGCCAGCATTTATGCTGACTGTGGCTGTTCCAAAACGGAATAAACTCCCAAATATTATAGTGCTAACTCCCAAAGACGGGGTTCCCGCTCGGTTCTCAGGCAGTCAAAGCGATGAATGATTATGAAAAACAACTTGGCGTAAAAAAATAAAATTGCAGAAAATAATAAAAAGACTTGTAAATAATTAGAATATAGTCTATAATACAATCAATCAATACAGTATGGAAAATTCGTTTGAACAGGAACAAGTAATCTTTCAGTAGAATCTACAGAGAGGCAGCGGGCGGTGTGAGCTGCTGATGAACTGGAATGATGAAATCATCCTTGAGAAGCAAACTGAACGTAAGTAGGGGAGCCGGAGTAGAGCCACGTTATAGGTGACACGCATTGTCGGATGCGGGAATGAGCCGGAATATTTCCGGGAATTAAGGTGGTACCACGAACAAAATCGTCCTTTTATAAGGGCGATTTTTTTGTTTCGGTGAGAATGTTTTTTCCAGTAGGGTTATTAGTTTTATGAGGAGGATTTAAAAATGAATTTGAAGAAAAAGCAAGTATTACTTGTAAGTTTCATGTTGTTTTCACTGTTTTTTGGAGCAGGAAATCTGATTTTCCCACCATTTCTTGGACAGAATGCCGGAGAAAATACGCCGTTGGCGATTGCCACATTTTTAATTACAGCAGTAGCGCTTCCGGTACTTGGTGTAATTGTAGTAGCGCGTTTTGACGGATTGGAGAAGCTGTCGAGAAAGGTGAACCCGGTATTTGCAATGTTGTTTACCGTACTTATTTATCTCTCCATCGGACCGGGGCTTGGAATTCCAAGAGCAGCTTCCCTTCCATTTGAGATGGCAGTAGCGCCATATATGCCGGAAGATGCAAATCTTACGGTGATTATGCTGGTGTTCTCCCTTGTATTTTTCCTGATCGCAGGCTGGCTGGCAATGACACCGAAGAAACTGGTAGAACGCATTGGAAAGTTTTTAACGCCATCTTTACTGTGTTTATTGTTATTTGTATTTGTAAACTTTTTACTGAGAGGAACGGTAGATGTTGTTCCGGCGCAGGAGAGTTATCAGTCAAATCCACTTGTCAAAGGATTTCTGGAAGGCTATTTGACAATGGATACGATTGCGGCTTTAAATTTTGGTCTTGTGATTGCGACAACAATCCAGACACTTGGCATTAAAGAAAAGAAATATGTAATGAGATATACGGTTATGACCGGGATTTTTGCCGGAACAATTTTAGCAGCAGTGTATTTGATCCTTGCTTATATGGGTATGGCATCCTCCGGTGTGATTCCGCTTCAAGAGAATGGTGCATGGACATTGCGTGGTATTGTTCATCAGCTTTTTGGAGATATGGGAGCAGTTGTGTTAGCAGCCATTTTTACGCTGGCATGTTTGACAACCTGTGTAGGATTAATTACTTCTATTTCACAGTATTTTTCAACTTTAACAAAGAAAATATCTTATAAACAGTGGGTGTATTTGATCTCAGGATTTTCATTTATTGTTTGTAATCAGGGATTGAACGTGATTCTCAGTATTTCAGTACCGGTATTGGATGCCATTTATCCAATTGCGATTATTCTGATCGTACTTGGACTGTGTGATTCTTTCATTAAAGAGATTCCGTATATGTATTCTTGTACAGTTGGAGCGGTAGGTGTTGTCAGTGTGCTGTATGCGTTGGAAAATGCAGGTGCAGAGATAAAAATGATCAGTAATCTGCTCCACAAACTGCCACTGTATTCACTTGGGCTTGGATGGGTTGGTGTAGCGGCAGTCGTAGCAGCAGCTTGTCTGATTGTACATGCTGTTCAAAAGGCAATGGGTCTTTCGCGGATTGAGAATACTGCAAATGAATAAGAAATTAAGAAAAATCTTAAGATTTTCTGAAATTATGCACAAAAAACACAAAAGATTTTAGGCGAAAATGCGAATTGTTATTCTGAAAGAAATATTATATAGTGTAAATGTATTTGAAAATCAGATGAATGAAGCGCATTTAATTTCATAAATGCTGATAGTGTGTTACTGGTGAAGCAGGCATAAACTGTCCGATTTTATTCATAAAGTACTTGGATGAAGTCAGGATGTTTATGCCCTTTTTTATTCTTAGCAGTATAAAGATACTGTGGAAAAGGATGTTTTAACATGTATTGCATTTTAAAAATACTAAATAACAATGCACTGCTGGCAGAGGACAGTGAAACAGCGAGTGAACGAATCTTACTTGGGAAAGGCATCGGTTTTGGAAAGAAAGCAGGAGACTATGTTGACAGTGATGAGAAAGTTCAAGTATATACGCCGGTTGTGCGGCAGGAGCAAAGTTCTGCGATGCATGTAGTAAATACGATCGATCCGGTTTATATTGAAGTGGCAGGAAAGATTATAAGTGAGGCAGAAAAAGTATTTGGCAGTGTCAACCGGGATATTATTTTACCGTTAGCAGATCATATTGCTTTTGCAGCGAAGAGAGAACAGGAGAATATCTTTCTTCCCAATCCGTTTATTTTAGATATTAAAATATTATTTGGTAAGGAATTTGCGGTTGCCATGGAAAGCCGGAAGATTATTCAGAAAATGACAGGATATCGGATTTCGGATGATGAAGCAGGCTTTATTGCTCTTCACATTCATTCAGGACTTTCCAATGAAGAAGTGTCAGATACGCTTCGGACAACCCAGATTATTGATGAGAGTATGCTCATTATTGAAAAATCTATTGGAAGCAAAATAAAAAAAGAATCGCTGGCTTACATCCGGTTAATGAGTCATTTATATTATATGATTGTCCGTATGAAGACAGAAGAAGCTGTGAATCTGGATTTGAATGAATTTGTAAGATTGAATTATCCAAATGCAGGAAGAATTGCAGAAGTGGTATGCAGGAATATGAGCCGTAAGATGCAAAAAAGTATGTATCCGGAAGAACTCGGATTTCTTGCAATCCATATTCAGCGGATGATTGCATCTGTTGAAGGGAAAAAATAGAGGTAAGAAAAATTATGGATTATATTCGTAAACACCAAAAAGCGGCGATTGGAATAGGATTTATTCTTGTACTGCTTATCATTTTCTTTAGCTGGCAAAGAAAAATGGCAACATCAAAATCAGTCTATGATGAGCTGGAAGATCTGCCGAGAGGTGCTGAGTCAGTCAGAAGTGACTTTTATGAACAGCAGCTGACAAAGAAAGAACAAGAAGTATATCAGTTTTTAAAAGAGCATTTGACAAATATGGAAGGCGGAATCCTGACACTTCCGCAAGCGATTGATGGAAAAGAATATCAAAGGATCGTAACCGCTTTGGAATATGACCGCAATCCATTTTTCTATGGATTTGTTGATATTCCTATGACTGGAGAATATGAATACGTTCTTCAAAAAGAAAAGGATATTCTCAGAGTGACAGAAGAAAAGATTGAAAAAGTAGTATTGTTTTTATCCTGCGCAAAGGGAATTGAAGTATCCGGACGGTTTGATGAAGAAGGTTATCTCGTGAATGCAGATAAGATTGCAGAAGAGCTTTCGGTAAATGATTCGGAGAAAGAAACAAAAATCCGCCAGACAATGGAAGAGACTGACAAGATTCTGAATGAAATTGTTGCCGGTTTGCCGGAGGGAGCCGGTCAGAAATCAACAGCAGATTATTTCCTGGGGTGGCTGGACGAACACTTGGAATTGGCAGATGACACAGCGTCAGAAGCAAAAGAACTGAAACATATGGGAGAAATGTTAGATCAGATTTATCCTTATAATCATTTGGCAGCGCTGACAAAAGGAAAGGCCAGTATACTTGGATATGCTAAGATATTATCAGAGCTTTTTGAAAGAGCCGGAATGGAATCGCATGTTGTAATGGGAAGCTGGACAAGTCAGTGGAGCGAAGAAATGTATGTATTGTGTGCTGTTTCCATAGATGGACAGACAATATACATAGATGCC
This genomic window contains:
- the brnQ gene encoding branched-chain amino acid transport system II carrier protein, which encodes MNLKKKQVLLVSFMLFSLFFGAGNLIFPPFLGQNAGENTPLAIATFLITAVALPVLGVIVVARFDGLEKLSRKVNPVFAMLFTVLIYLSIGPGLGIPRAASLPFEMAVAPYMPEDANLTVIMLVFSLVFFLIAGWLAMTPKKLVERIGKFLTPSLLCLLLFVFVNFLLRGTVDVVPAQESYQSNPLVKGFLEGYLTMDTIAALNFGLVIATTIQTLGIKEKKYVMRYTVMTGIFAGTILAAVYLILAYMGMASSGVIPLQENGAWTLRGIVHQLFGDMGAVVLAAIFTLACLTTCVGLITSISQYFSTLTKKISYKQWVYLISGFSFIVCNQGLNVILSISVPVLDAIYPIAIILIVLGLCDSFIKEIPYMYSCTVGAVGVVSVLYALENAGAEIKMISNLLHKLPLYSLGLGWVGVAAVVAAACLIVHAVQKAMGLSRIENTANE
- a CDS encoding IS1634 family transposase, encoding MAYFLKKTKNKKGIYLQIYESYYDPERKGGAHRSYKPIGYVHELQANGIEDPIAVFGEEVQKLNQEYKKKKQTEKERKISEESPEKLLGYFPLKNLNDSLGCKKYIDLMQTATHFRFNIFDMMSDLIYARVVHPCSKLKTYWEVIPKLFGTHAFSLDQIYSGLEYIGSEYEKVIEIFNHQVALKYPFDTSHSYFDCTNFYFEIDKEDHFRLKGPSKENKKEPIVGMGLLLDANQIPIGMKMYPGNESEKPVIREIIDELKQRSHISGRTIQVADKGLNCFNNILHALKAGDGYIFSKSVKTLPETEKTWVLLENDYVDVKTKKGEVLYRIKECVDDFSYSYTDNAGHRKTLKLTEKRIVTFNPKLAEKQKYEINRQVEKAKNLRACEAKKSEYGDSSKYVTFISTDKKGTKTAGKVKVEINEKAIENAKKLAGYNMIITSEIHMSASEIYASYHNLWRIEESFRIMKSQLDARPAYMQKQETITGHFLICYLAVLLTRLLQIHVLKDEYGTEEIFDFIHDFRVAKISDRKYINLARSSSFIKELSSKTGLPLTSYFLGNEDINKMLSHRF
- a CDS encoding PRD domain-containing protein; translation: MYCILKILNNNALLAEDSETASERILLGKGIGFGKKAGDYVDSDEKVQVYTPVVRQEQSSAMHVVNTIDPVYIEVAGKIISEAEKVFGSVNRDIILPLADHIAFAAKREQENIFLPNPFILDIKILFGKEFAVAMESRKIIQKMTGYRISDDEAGFIALHIHSGLSNEEVSDTLRTTQIIDESMLIIEKSIGSKIKKESLAYIRLMSHLYYMIVRMKTEEAVNLDLNEFVRLNYPNAGRIAEVVCRNMSRKMQKSMYPEELGFLAIHIQRMIASVEGKK